In Verrucomicrobiota bacterium, the DNA window ATTGTACCGACGGACTCAGATATGAGTTTGATAACTATTAACTCGATCTACATACTAACCGATTGAGTGTTGTCCTTACAATCAGGCCAGTCCCTGTTCAGGTTTTGCAGGAAAGTCCCCAAGATCCCTAGGGGTAACCCCTTAACGGTCCACTTTCAAAGTTTTGCTTGAGCTAGGGAGTATTATTTAAATTAGTTTTCGGCTAATTCTAACCAGAGAAATGCAACGTTCCTTTAATGCATTTTGCTGTTTTCGTGCTCCACCCATTGGACAGAAAACTGCACAAGCTCAGTCGCATTCTTGAGGTTTAATTTCTCCTTAATGTGAGCGCGATGGGACTCTACGGTTTTCACAGAGACATTCAGGGCTCCTGCGATCTCCCTTGTCGACAATCCGTTTCCTATAGATTGCACCACCTCAAGCTCGCGATCGCTCAGGCGCTCTACAGGAGACTGGTTTGTTGAAGCTGATCCGCTTACAATTTGATGGAGTAACTGGTCGGAAACTCTTTGGCTTACGTAGATGTCTCCCTCCATGATCCTGCGAATGGCTGCTTTAATCTTTTCGGCATCCTCTTGCTTCATGACATAAGCACGCGCTCCGGCCCGTAAAGCTCGTTGAGCATACACAACTTCGTCGTGCATCGAGAAGACCAAGACTTTTAAGTGGGGATAAAGGGCCTTGATATTTTTAATCAATTCCAATCCGTTATTTCCCCTTAGGGAAATGTCGGCAATTACCAAATCGGGACCGGTTGCAGGAATTCCTTTCAATGCTGACGAGACATCTTCGGCTTCTCCGCAGATTTGCATATCTTCTTCCTGCCCCAATAATTGGGATAAGCCTTTCCTGATCAATGGATGGTCATCCACCAAGAAGATATTTATCATTCGTCCTTTAGGTTTTGAAGGCGCGCTCATAGTTCGATAGTGTTGGGGTCAAATTTGCAAATAACGGATACCCCTTTGTCCTTGTTGTTCCCAATATGTATTGAAGCATTAATCATTCCGGCCCTACTTCTAAGATTGTGTAAGCCCATCCCGTCTGAGTTTTGAGGGTCAGATTCGAAACCTGAACCATTGTCCTGAATAGTCAAAATACCAAAGTTTTCTTCCTTTTGTAAAGTAATACTTATGGTATCGGCACCGCCATGACGAACGGCGTTATTAATGGACTCTTGGGTAATCCGAAATAGATGCGTAGCAATTTCCTGATTTTGGATTGTTAAATTAGACGCCATTTGGAACTGACAATTAATAGAATATAGAGTTTGGGTCTGCTGGATAAGCTCAACCAAACATTCCTGGAAAGTCTTTCTAGCCAAACTGACAGGATTTAAGC includes these proteins:
- a CDS encoding response regulator transcription factor translates to MSAPSKPKGRMINIFLVDDHPLIRKGLSQLLGQEEDMQICGEAEDVSSALKGIPATGPDLVIADISLRGNNGLELIKNIKALYPHLKVLVFSMHDEVVYAQRALRAGARAYVMKQEDAEKIKAAIRRIMEGDIYVSQRVSDQLLHQIVSGSASTNQSPVERLSDRELEVVQSIGNGLSTREIAGALNVSVKTVESHRAHIKEKLNLKNATELVQFSVQWVEHENSKMH